Within the Paracoccus everestensis genome, the region GATGGCGGGTCCATCGTCACGCTGACCTATGGCGGATCGAACCGGGTGACGCCGTTCTATAATGTCATGGGTGTCGCCAAGGCGGCGTTGGAATCGACCGTGCGCTATCTGGCAAACGACCTTGGTCCCGACGGAATCCGCGTGAACGCCATCAGCCCCGGCCCGATGAAGACGCTGGCGGGCGCGGCCATCGGCGGGGCGCGCAAGACCTTCCGCCATACCGAGGCGAATGCGCCGCTGCGCAAGAACGCCACGCTGGAGGCGATCGGCGGCACCGCCGTCTGGATGCTGTCGGACTGGGGCGCCTGCACCACGGGCGAGATCGTTCTGGTCGATGGCGGCTATCACGTCCTGGGAATGCCGCAGAGCGAGAATTTGTAAGGCCAGGCCGGGGGCCAGCCCGTCGCCGACCGGTTCTCGAACCGATGGCGCACCGACCGGCGTCCCCCCGGGATATTTCAGCCAAGGCAAAGGGGCGGGCGATGTTCTTCATGGCGGATGACGGGGCGCGGCTGGCCTATTCCGACGAGGGTCAGGGGCTGCCGGTCCTGTGCCTGGCCGGGCTGACGCGGAACATGGGCGATTTCGATTATGTCGTGCCGCATCTGGCGGATGTGCGGCTGATCCGCATGGATTATCGCGGGCGCGGGCAGTCGGATCGGACCGGGGCCGAGACCTATACCGTGCCGCAGGAAGGCAAGGATGCCCTGGCGCTGCTGGATCATCTGGGGATCGAGCGTGCGGCGATCCTGGGCACGTCTCGCGGTGGGTTGATCGGGATGCTGCTGGCGACGGTCGCCCGTGACCGGCTGCTGGGACTGTGCCTGAACGATGTCGGGCCGGTGATCGAGCGCGGGGGGCTCGATCGGATCTTCGACTATGTCGGGCGCAATCCGGCGGCGCGGACGCACGAGGCCCTGGCCGAGCGGCTGGCCGGGGCAATACCGGGCTTTGCCGATGTGCCGGAAGGCCGGTGGCTGGCTGATGCGCAAAAGCATTACGAGGAAACGCCGGACGGGTTGCGGATCAAGTATGACCCTGCCCTGCGCGAGGCTTTCCTGGCAGCGTTCCAGGGCAAGACCCCTGACCTGTGGCCGTTGTGGGATGCGACCGCCGGACTGCCTGTGGCGCTGATCCGGGGGGCAAATTCCGACCTGCTGTCGGCGGATGTTGCGGCGGAAATGGCAAGGCGCCGTCCCGACACGATCTTTGCCACCGTCCCGGGCCGGGCCCATGTTCCCTGGCTGGACGAACCGGAATCGCTGGCCGCGATCAACATCTGGCTGGACCGCTGCGGACGTTAGAAGCGCATCCCGACGCTGAAGCTTGCGCCCTCGGTCCCGATGCCGAAATCGGCGGCGCCGAAGCTGAGTCCGATCAGCGCACCGGCCATTGCCTGCTGCGCGGTGTGTTCGCCCGCATGGACGCGGCTGGCTGCCGCCAGACCGGCCGCGCCGTAAAGGCCGATCCCCGCTGCGCGGTCGTCGGGAAAGCACTTTCCCGCCAGATCAGCCGCACCGAAGGCTGCGGCGGCAGAGTGGCCCGACGGGAAACCCTTCCCCTCGCCCGAAGGTCGCACCGATATGGGCGAGCCGTCCAGCCAGGACTTCAATCCCAGCACGACAGCCGCCTGCAAGGCGCCGCGGATTGCGAAATCCTCCAGCCGGTCGTCGCGGGCGGCGCAAACGGCGGCGGCCAGCGGCAGGCCATATTTCACCGCCGTTCCAAAATCCTCGAACGGATCGGCGGCAGCGGGATGGGACAGGGTCGCTGCGAGGGCTGCGGCAGCCAGAATCTTCATGATTACCGCTGCATTGCCTCGACATATTCCATCAGCGCCACAAGGCGCGCGGGTGTGGGTGTCGGGTTGCCGTCGCCTGCATCATAGGGAACGGTCGGGCCGTCCAGCAGATCTCCGAACTCTGGCATGGGCGATTCGCTGCGGCCCGGCGTAAAGCCATAGATGTGGCCCATGACCTGCAAGCGCGGGAAGACGCCGCCGTTGCTGGCGGCCACGCGGGTCAGATCGACCGGCGCGGGCTGCATCCCCGCTGCGGCTGGCCCACCGCCCCGCCCGTCGGCGCCGTGGCAATCGACGCAC harbors:
- a CDS encoding phosphatase PAP2 family protein: MKILAAAALAATLSHPAAADPFEDFGTAVKYGLPLAAAVCAARDDRLEDFAIRGALQAAVVLGLKSWLDGSPISVRPSGEGKGFPSGHSAAAAFGAADLAGKCFPDDRAAGIGLYGAAGLAAASRVHAGEHTAQQAMAGALIGLSFGAADFGIGTEGASFSVGMRF
- a CDS encoding cytochrome C produces the protein MKATYGAALSGLAMAGMIAACAPQMSDQVQARNDFAALCVDCHGADGRGGGPAAAGMQPAPVDLTRVAASNGGVFPRLQVMGHIYGFTPGRSESPMPEFGDLLDGPTVPYDAGDGNPTPTPARLVALMEYVEAMQR
- a CDS encoding alpha/beta fold hydrolase encodes the protein MFFMADDGARLAYSDEGQGLPVLCLAGLTRNMGDFDYVVPHLADVRLIRMDYRGRGQSDRTGAETYTVPQEGKDALALLDHLGIERAAILGTSRGGLIGMLLATVARDRLLGLCLNDVGPVIERGGLDRIFDYVGRNPAARTHEALAERLAGAIPGFADVPEGRWLADAQKHYEETPDGLRIKYDPALREAFLAAFQGKTPDLWPLWDATAGLPVALIRGANSDLLSADVAAEMARRRPDTIFATVPGRAHVPWLDEPESLAAINIWLDRCGR